A single Rubrivivax gelatinosus IL144 DNA region contains:
- a CDS encoding DUF4397 domain-containing protein, protein MQQINRRRWLSLALSSPVVLAGCGGGTDTTKAHVRFINASSYDALTLEVDGDDLFKAIAYGAETKYKDVDPSDCDSTISRSSSATALISTFTPDLSDDKYYTLLAWGPVGKLGWQLIDENTSDPKDDKTKVRVFNGATDAGELDVYITAADDTLADSVAMQASAAVGTLNDFNTIDSGTWRVRVTAAGSKTDVRLDVSGVVFGGGTVYTLTLAAASSGVLVNGMLLREEKSVLTRVDVTDARVRIAGAAAANATVSATVDGTELLSSGSPVVSDYALVDVGTPTVTAAIGTTDVSSTVPAQALSAGVDYTLVVYGSAAAPVAVWVVDDNTLSTSSSKAKIRLINAVSDLGSTLSLKLGSSQLVSGVAVGAASSYAEVSATTSGTLTVTSPALSGSVLTLTDQIIEAGKVYTVLVGGASGAAAGDLVEDH, encoded by the coding sequence ATGCAGCAGATCAACCGCCGGCGCTGGCTGTCGCTGGCGCTGTCCTCGCCGGTGGTGCTCGCCGGTTGCGGCGGCGGGACCGATACGACCAAGGCCCATGTCCGGTTCATCAACGCCAGTTCCTACGACGCGCTGACGCTCGAAGTCGACGGCGACGACCTGTTCAAGGCCATCGCCTACGGTGCCGAGACCAAGTACAAGGACGTCGACCCGAGCGACTGCGATTCGACGATCTCGCGCAGCAGCTCGGCCACCGCGCTGATCTCGACCTTCACGCCGGACCTGTCGGACGACAAGTACTACACCCTCCTCGCCTGGGGCCCGGTGGGCAAGCTCGGCTGGCAGCTGATCGACGAGAACACCTCGGACCCGAAGGACGACAAGACCAAGGTGCGGGTCTTCAACGGCGCCACCGACGCCGGCGAGCTGGACGTCTACATCACCGCCGCGGACGACACGCTGGCCGATTCGGTGGCGATGCAGGCCAGCGCGGCGGTCGGCACGCTCAACGACTTCAACACCATCGACTCCGGCACCTGGCGCGTGCGTGTCACCGCCGCCGGCAGCAAGACCGACGTGCGGCTGGACGTCTCGGGCGTGGTCTTCGGCGGCGGCACCGTCTACACGCTGACGCTGGCCGCGGCCTCCAGCGGCGTGCTCGTCAACGGCATGCTGCTGCGCGAGGAGAAGAGCGTGTTGACGCGTGTCGACGTCACCGATGCGCGCGTGCGCATCGCCGGCGCCGCCGCGGCCAACGCGACGGTCAGCGCCACGGTCGACGGCACCGAACTGCTGTCGTCCGGCTCGCCGGTGGTCAGCGACTACGCGCTCGTCGACGTCGGCACGCCGACCGTCACCGCGGCCATCGGCACCACCGACGTCAGCAGCACCGTGCCGGCGCAGGCGCTGAGCGCCGGGGTCGACTACACGCTGGTCGTCTACGGCAGCGCGGCCGCGCCGGTGGCGGTCTGGGTGGTGGACGACAACACGCTGTCGACCAGCAGCAGCAAGGCCAAGATCCGGCTGATCAACGCGGTCAGCGACCTCGGCTCGACGCTGTCGCTGAAGCTCGGCTCGTCGCAGCTCGTCTCGGGCGTCGCGGTGGGCGCGGCCTCGTCCTACGCCGAGGTCTCGGCGACGACCAGCGGCACGCTGACCGTCACCTCGCCGGCGCTCAGCGGTTCTGTGCTGACGCTGACCGATCAGATCATCGAGGCCGGCAAGGTCTACACGGTGCTCGTCGGCGGCGCCAGCGGCGCGGCGGCCGGCGATCTGGTGGAGGACCACTGA
- a CDS encoding amino acid ABC transporter substrate-binding protein, producing MPQIVRPLAVLALAFAASAASAQSTLDKVKASGVIGVAYRESSIPFSYLDDKAQPVGFGYEICGRVVDEVKKVTGRSDLKVNLQSVTSANRIPLLVNGTIDIECGSTTNNSDRAKQVAFAINYFYTGTRFLVRSDSGIKSLADLHGKVLVSTTGTTNFRILRTLISENKLPIELIGAKDHAEAALLVQSGRAAAFGMDDILLYGLRASSANPSELAVVGEAIQVEPYAIMVRKDDPAFKQLVDGVLAGLMKSGEFEKLYRKWFLSPIPPKGIVLNAPMGKELQDNLKALSDKPAT from the coding sequence ATGCCCCAGATCGTGCGCCCGCTCGCCGTCCTCGCCCTGGCCTTCGCCGCGTCGGCCGCTTCCGCCCAGTCCACGCTCGACAAGGTCAAGGCCAGCGGCGTGATCGGCGTCGCCTACCGCGAGTCCTCGATCCCGTTCTCCTACCTCGACGACAAGGCCCAGCCGGTCGGCTTCGGCTACGAGATCTGCGGCCGCGTCGTCGACGAGGTGAAGAAGGTCACCGGCCGCTCCGACCTGAAGGTCAACCTGCAGTCGGTGACCAGCGCCAACCGCATTCCGCTGCTGGTCAACGGCACGATCGACATCGAGTGCGGCTCGACGACGAACAACAGCGACCGCGCCAAGCAGGTGGCGTTCGCGATCAACTACTTCTATACCGGCACACGCTTCCTGGTGCGCTCCGACTCGGGCATCAAGTCGCTGGCCGACCTGCACGGCAAGGTGCTGGTGTCGACGACCGGCACGACCAACTTCCGCATCCTGCGCACGCTGATCAGCGAGAACAAGCTGCCGATCGAGCTGATCGGCGCCAAGGACCACGCCGAAGCCGCGCTGCTGGTGCAAAGCGGCCGCGCCGCGGCCTTCGGCATGGACGACATCCTGCTCTACGGCCTGCGCGCGAGCTCGGCCAACCCGTCGGAGCTGGCGGTGGTCGGCGAAGCGATCCAGGTCGAGCCCTACGCGATCATGGTCCGCAAGGACGACCCGGCGTTCAAGCAGCTGGTCGACGGCGTGCTCGCCGGGCTGATGAAGAGCGGCGAGTTCGAGAAGCTCTACCGCAAGTGGTTCCTGTCGCCGATCCCGCCCAAGGGCATCGTGCTCAACGCACCGATGGGCAAGGAGCTGCAGGACAACCTGAAGGCGCTGTCGGACAAGCCTGCCACCTGA
- the egtB gene encoding ergothioneine biosynthesis protein EgtB, translating to MPDAISELAARFRAVRAHSEALAAPLSPEDQQLQAMPDASPTKWHLAHTAWFFEAVVLAPHAPGFRPYDERWARLFNSYYESLGPRHPRPQRGMLSRPSLDEVLAWRRVVDAGVAAFIAEADADTRAAAFPLIELGLHHEQQHQELMQTDILAALALNPLAPAACPGEPSPWPAGVDGWLGFDGGEAEIGHAGAGFAFDNETPRHRVRLEAYEIARRLVTNAEYQRFVDDGGYRRAALWLSDGWAAVQSQGWTGPLYWRDDGSEFTPHGPRPRAPQAPVRHLSFYEAAAYAEWAGARLPTEAEWEHAASSASPPSQCFGALWQWTRSSYEPYPRYRPWAGAVGEYNGKFMVGQIVLRGSSFATPPGHARASYRNFFPPGARWQFSGLRLARDA from the coding sequence ATGCCCGACGCGATTTCCGAGCTTGCCGCCCGTTTCCGCGCGGTGCGCGCCCACAGCGAGGCGCTGGCCGCGCCGCTGTCGCCCGAAGACCAGCAGCTGCAGGCCATGCCCGACGCCAGCCCGACGAAGTGGCATCTGGCGCACACCGCCTGGTTCTTCGAAGCCGTGGTGCTGGCGCCGCACGCGCCGGGCTTCCGCCCCTACGACGAACGCTGGGCGCGGCTGTTCAACTCCTATTACGAGAGCCTGGGCCCGCGCCACCCGCGGCCGCAGCGCGGGATGCTGTCGCGGCCCTCGCTCGACGAGGTGCTGGCCTGGCGGCGGGTCGTCGACGCCGGCGTGGCCGCCTTCATCGCCGAGGCCGACGCCGACACGCGCGCCGCGGCCTTCCCGTTGATCGAACTGGGCCTGCATCACGAGCAGCAGCACCAGGAGCTGATGCAGACCGACATCCTCGCCGCGCTGGCGCTGAACCCGCTGGCGCCGGCGGCCTGTCCCGGCGAGCCGTCACCGTGGCCGGCCGGCGTCGACGGCTGGCTGGGCTTCGACGGCGGCGAAGCCGAGATCGGCCACGCCGGCGCCGGCTTCGCCTTCGACAACGAGACGCCGCGCCACCGCGTTCGCCTGGAGGCGTACGAGATCGCGCGGCGGCTGGTGACGAACGCCGAGTACCAGCGTTTCGTCGACGACGGCGGCTACCGGCGTGCGGCGCTGTGGCTGTCCGACGGCTGGGCGGCGGTGCAATCGCAGGGCTGGACCGGTCCGCTGTACTGGCGCGACGACGGCAGCGAGTTCACGCCGCACGGCCCGCGCCCGCGCGCGCCGCAGGCGCCGGTGCGCCATCTGTCGTTCTACGAAGCCGCGGCCTATGCCGAATGGGCCGGCGCCCGGCTCCCGACCGAAGCCGAGTGGGAGCACGCGGCGAGCTCGGCCTCGCCGCCTTCGCAGTGTTTCGGCGCGCTGTGGCAATGGACACGTTCGTCCTACGAGCCGTATCCGCGCTACCGGCCCTGGGCCGGCGCGGTCGGCGAGTACAACGGCAAGTTCATGGTCGGCCAGATCGTGCTGCGCGGCAGCTCGTTCGCGACGCCGCCCGGCCATGCGCGGGCCAGTTACCGCAACTTCTTTCCGCCCGGGGCGCGCTGGCAGTTCAGCGGGCTGCGGCTGGCGCGCGACGCATGA
- a CDS encoding DUF924 family protein, whose translation MSTPADTLGFWFGPPPQALRADWFRKSEAFDRLVAERFGAEVEAAIDGTLPPAWAAVPLAEILLLDQFTRNIFRGQPRAFAGDARALALAQGLVASGADRALTTIERWFAYLPFEHAESLALQDESVRLFGALAAEDGRLADALDYAERHRDVIRRFGRFPHRNAVLGRTSTAAEQEYLAQPGAGF comes from the coding sequence ATAAGCACCCCGGCCGACACGCTCGGGTTCTGGTTCGGCCCGCCGCCGCAAGCGCTGCGGGCCGACTGGTTCCGCAAGAGCGAAGCCTTCGACCGCCTGGTCGCCGAGCGTTTCGGCGCCGAGGTCGAGGCGGCGATCGACGGCACGCTGCCGCCCGCCTGGGCGGCGGTGCCGCTGGCCGAGATCCTGCTGCTCGACCAGTTCACGCGCAACATCTTCCGCGGCCAGCCGCGGGCCTTCGCCGGCGACGCGCGCGCCTTGGCGCTGGCCCAGGGCCTGGTGGCCAGCGGCGCCGACCGGGCGCTGACGACGATCGAACGCTGGTTCGCCTACCTGCCCTTCGAACACGCCGAGAGCCTGGCGCTGCAGGACGAGTCGGTGCGGCTCTTCGGCGCGCTGGCGGCCGAAGACGGGCGCCTGGCCGACGCTCTCGACTATGCCGAGCGCCATCGTGACGTGATCCGGCGTTTCGGCCGCTTCCCGCACCGCAACGCGGTGCTCGGCCGCACGAGCACGGCCGCCGAACAGGAGTACCTGGCCCAGCCGGGCGCAGGTTTCTAG
- a CDS encoding alpha/beta hydrolase — protein MGSFKRLLVRSLAVGLTGCASVPGPSTGGITTTPALEIGGRAYAAEWALPVGEPQALLVLEHGFTRSCANLRETTRRIAREGLATLCIDADMAHGNPDLADAMAKALLGTMTLPDGRPLPRRIVVGGHSAGAAFAARLGWRLDAAAPERLAGALLLDPVPVEGFADQLRAVSQGGQRPVLAIAAAPSGCNAEQVAMPVLRQLRDEAAAAGHDSVTDVRMGAGSTHVDAEGEDSDWVGRTFCGTPQKVNVERVRTLAASWSAELAAGRMPRPQTLATAAERP, from the coding sequence ATGGGCAGCTTCAAGCGCCTGCTGGTACGCAGTCTGGCGGTCGGTCTGACCGGCTGCGCCAGCGTGCCCGGGCCGAGCACCGGCGGCATCACGACGACGCCGGCGCTGGAGATCGGCGGCCGCGCCTATGCCGCCGAATGGGCGTTGCCGGTCGGCGAGCCGCAGGCGCTGCTGGTGCTGGAGCACGGCTTCACGCGCAGCTGCGCCAACCTGCGCGAGACCACGCGCCGCATCGCCCGCGAAGGCCTGGCCACGCTGTGCATCGACGCCGACATGGCGCACGGCAACCCGGATCTCGCGGACGCGATGGCCAAGGCACTGCTCGGCACGATGACGCTGCCCGACGGTCGGCCGCTGCCCCGGCGCATCGTCGTCGGCGGCCATTCGGCGGGAGCCGCCTTCGCGGCGCGCCTGGGCTGGCGGCTCGATGCTGCGGCACCCGAGCGCCTGGCCGGTGCGCTGCTGCTCGACCCGGTGCCGGTCGAGGGCTTTGCCGATCAGCTGCGTGCCGTCTCGCAGGGCGGTCAACGCCCGGTGCTGGCCATCGCCGCGGCGCCCAGCGGCTGCAATGCCGAGCAGGTGGCGATGCCGGTGCTGCGCCAGCTGCGCGACGAAGCCGCAGCTGCCGGCCACGACAGCGTCACCGACGTGCGCATGGGCGCCGGCTCGACACACGTCGACGCCGAAGGCGAAGACAGTGACTGGGTCGGCCGTACCTTCTGCGGCACACCGCAGAAGGTCAACGTCGAACGGGTGCGCACGCTGGCCGCCAGCTGGTCGGCCGAGCTGGCAGCCGGCCGCATGCCCAGACCGCAGACGCTGGCCACCGCGGCCGAGCGTCCCTGA
- the egtD gene encoding L-histidine N(alpha)-methyltransferase — MNFHEDFVAGLRERRIAPKWFYDAEGSRLFERICELPEYYPTRTELALLDRHADEFAARIGPGAEIVEFGAGASVKVRLLLQALEAPRRFVPVDISGEHLAEAAAALRADFPGLAVEPLAADFTASLALPPPVGRRIGFFPGSSIGNFEPDEACALLARFRRWLDGGALLIGVDLIKEPALLHAAYNDARGVTAAFNRNLLARANRELGADFDLSAWAHAAFYHPPLRRIEMHLVSRRRQAVCVAGEVFEFDEGDSLHTENSYKYSVDGFRALARRAGFEPGPVWTDAARRFSLHWLEPAGGVSERTSG, encoded by the coding sequence GTGAACTTCCACGAAGACTTCGTCGCCGGGCTGCGCGAACGCCGCATCGCGCCCAAGTGGTTCTACGACGCCGAGGGCTCGCGCCTGTTCGAGCGCATCTGCGAACTGCCCGAGTACTACCCGACACGCACCGAGCTCGCGCTGCTCGACCGCCACGCCGACGAGTTCGCGGCGCGCATCGGGCCGGGCGCCGAGATCGTCGAGTTCGGTGCCGGGGCCAGCGTCAAGGTGCGGCTGCTGCTGCAGGCGCTCGAGGCGCCGCGGCGCTTCGTGCCGGTCGACATCTCCGGCGAGCACCTGGCCGAAGCGGCCGCGGCGCTGCGCGCCGACTTTCCCGGGCTGGCCGTCGAGCCGCTGGCGGCGGACTTCACCGCGTCGCTCGCGCTGCCGCCGCCCGTCGGCCGGCGCATCGGCTTCTTCCCGGGCAGTTCGATCGGCAACTTCGAGCCCGACGAGGCCTGCGCGCTGCTGGCGCGGTTCCGCCGCTGGCTGGACGGCGGCGCGCTCTTGATCGGCGTCGACCTGATCAAGGAGCCGGCGCTGCTGCACGCCGCCTACAACGACGCCCGGGGCGTGACCGCGGCCTTCAATCGCAACCTGCTGGCGCGTGCCAACCGAGAACTGGGTGCGGACTTCGATCTTTCCGCCTGGGCGCACGCGGCGTTCTACCATCCGCCTTTGCGCCGCATCGAGATGCATCTGGTCAGCCGCCGCCGCCAGGCGGTGTGTGTCGCCGGCGAAGTCTTCGAGTTCGACGAGGGCGACAGCCTGCACACCGAGAACTCGTACAAGTACAGCGTCGACGGCTTCCGGGCCCTCGCGCGGCGCGCCGGCTTCGAGCCGGGCCCGGTCTGGACCGACGCGGCGAGGCGTTTCTCGCTGCACTGGCTGGAGCCGGCCGGCGGCGTCAGCGAGAGGACATCGGGATGA
- a CDS encoding CoxG family protein — translation MEFRLDKRYALPVGLDAAWAVLSDVRATAACLPGASITEQVDDTHYKGLVKTKVGPAMMNFAGEVEVLALDAGEHQLQMVGKGADKAGSAASMKLSARLEPGDSAGSSTLVGEATVSVSGKLAQFGSRLLVPVSDAMLAQFVANFGQAAAALQAAQTPPAAQATPDAAGDPTEAPLPPPAAPPPPRELNALGLLWTVFKRWLAGLFGRRG, via the coding sequence ATGGAATTCAGACTCGACAAGCGCTATGCGCTGCCGGTCGGCCTCGACGCCGCCTGGGCCGTGCTCTCCGACGTGCGCGCCACCGCAGCCTGCCTGCCCGGCGCCTCGATCACCGAACAGGTCGACGACACGCACTACAAGGGCCTGGTCAAGACCAAGGTCGGCCCGGCGATGATGAACTTCGCCGGCGAGGTCGAGGTGCTGGCGCTCGACGCCGGCGAACACCAGCTGCAGATGGTCGGCAAGGGCGCCGACAAGGCCGGCTCCGCGGCGTCGATGAAGCTCAGCGCCCGGCTGGAGCCCGGCGACAGCGCCGGCAGCTCGACGCTGGTCGGCGAAGCCACCGTCTCGGTCTCCGGCAAGCTGGCGCAGTTCGGCAGTCGGCTGCTGGTGCCGGTGTCCGACGCGATGCTGGCGCAGTTCGTCGCCAACTTCGGCCAGGCCGCCGCAGCGCTGCAAGCGGCCCAGACACCCCCGGCCGCCCAGGCCACGCCCGACGCCGCGGGCGACCCGACCGAAGCGCCCCTGCCGCCTCCCGCTGCACCACCGCCGCCGCGTGAACTGAACGCGCTGGGCCTGCTGTGGACGGTCTTCAAGCGCTGGCTGGCCGGACTGTTCGGCCGCCGCGGCTGA
- a CDS encoding CreA family protein gives MKRVLLGAAAVLAAAAAAAEPVGEVDTVFKLIGPDHKIVVDAYDDPGVKGVTCYVSRAKTGGIKGGLGLAEDKSDASIACRQTGPISFPKPLPQQEDMFSERISLVFKRLHVVRMVDAGRNTLVYLTYSDRVIEGSPQNAVTAVPVDRTTPIPLKR, from the coding sequence ATGAAACGCGTGCTGCTGGGCGCGGCGGCCGTGCTCGCCGCGGCGGCGGCCGCCGCCGAGCCGGTGGGCGAGGTCGACACGGTCTTCAAGCTGATCGGCCCGGACCACAAGATCGTCGTCGACGCCTACGACGACCCCGGCGTCAAGGGCGTGACCTGCTACGTCTCGCGCGCCAAGACCGGCGGCATCAAGGGCGGGCTGGGGCTGGCCGAGGACAAGTCGGACGCCTCGATCGCCTGCCGCCAGACCGGGCCGATCTCGTTTCCGAAGCCGCTGCCGCAGCAGGAAGACATGTTCAGCGAACGCATCTCGCTGGTCTTCAAGCGGCTGCACGTGGTGCGCATGGTCGACGCCGGGCGCAACACGCTGGTCTACCTGACCTATTCCGACCGCGTCATCGAAGGCTCGCCGCAGAACGCGGTGACCGCGGTGCCGGTCGACCGCACGACGCCGATCCCGCTCAAGCGCTGA
- a CDS encoding DUF427 domain-containing protein, translating into MKAIWKGTVVAESDDTVIVEGNHYFPAEAVKPQYLLPSNTRTMCSWKGEARYHTLFVDGDANPDAAWYYPAPKEAAANIQGRIAFWKGVQVVE; encoded by the coding sequence ATGAAAGCGATCTGGAAAGGCACCGTCGTCGCCGAGAGCGACGACACGGTCATCGTCGAAGGCAACCACTACTTCCCCGCCGAGGCGGTGAAGCCGCAGTACCTGCTGCCGAGCAACACGCGCACGATGTGCTCGTGGAAGGGCGAGGCGCGTTATCACACGCTGTTCGTCGACGGCGACGCCAACCCCGACGCCGCCTGGTACTACCCGGCGCCGAAGGAAGCCGCGGCCAACATCCAGGGCCGCATCGCGTTCTGGAAGGGCGTCCAGGTCGTCGAGTGA
- a CDS encoding MaoC family dehydratase has translation MDKRYHWEDFPAGTVREFGATTVTREAIVEFARQFDPQPFHVDEEAAKHSLFKGLCASGWHTAAMTMRMMCDEYLLDAASLGSPGLENLRWTKPVYPGDTLKVRMEVTEARPMGSRPTVGLVRSTWTVFNQRDEAVMSMEGWAMFKRREPAVGQNPG, from the coding sequence ATGGACAAGCGTTATCACTGGGAAGACTTCCCCGCCGGCACCGTGCGCGAGTTCGGCGCCACCACCGTCACGCGCGAAGCGATCGTCGAGTTCGCGCGCCAGTTCGACCCGCAGCCCTTCCACGTCGACGAGGAGGCCGCCAAGCACTCGCTGTTCAAGGGCTTGTGCGCCAGCGGCTGGCACACCGCGGCGATGACGATGCGCATGATGTGCGACGAGTACCTGCTCGACGCCGCCAGCCTCGGTTCTCCCGGGCTGGAGAACCTGCGCTGGACCAAGCCGGTCTACCCCGGCGACACGCTGAAGGTGCGCATGGAGGTCACCGAGGCGCGGCCGATGGGCAGCCGGCCGACCGTCGGCCTGGTGCGCTCGACCTGGACCGTGTTCAACCAGCGCGACGAAGCGGTGATGTCCATGGAAGGTTGGGCGATGTTCAAGAGACGCGAGCCGGCGGTCGGCCAAAATCCGGGTTGA
- a CDS encoding NnrU family protein: MTQLILGLVLFLGAHSVRIYGDDWRTRMRARLGENGFKGLYSVLSLLGLVLIVRGYGDARLDPVALWTPMLWTRHLAALLVLVAFVLNFAAYVPGNQIKARLHHPMILGVKVWAFAHLLANHTLADLVLFGSFLVWAVLDYRAARQRDARAGTVYAPGRLSMTLVTVAVGVAGWAVFAFWLHGWLFGVRPFG; encoded by the coding sequence ATGACGCAACTGATCCTGGGCCTCGTGCTGTTCCTGGGCGCGCATTCGGTGCGCATCTACGGCGATGACTGGCGCACCCGCATGCGCGCCCGGCTGGGCGAGAACGGCTTCAAGGGCCTGTACTCGGTACTGTCGCTGCTGGGCCTGGTGCTGATCGTGCGCGGCTACGGCGACGCGCGGCTGGACCCGGTGGCGCTGTGGACGCCGATGCTCTGGACGCGCCACCTGGCGGCCCTGCTGGTGCTGGTGGCCTTCGTGCTGAACTTCGCCGCCTACGTGCCGGGCAACCAGATCAAGGCCAGGCTGCACCACCCGATGATCCTCGGCGTCAAGGTCTGGGCCTTCGCCCACCTGCTGGCCAACCACACGCTGGCCGACCTCGTGCTGTTCGGCAGCTTCCTGGTGTGGGCGGTGCTGGACTACCGCGCCGCGCGCCAGCGCGACGCGCGCGCCGGCACGGTCTACGCGCCGGGCCGGCTGTCGATGACGCTGGTGACGGTGGCCGTCGGCGTCGCCGGCTGGGCGGTGTTCGCGTTCTGGCTGCACGGCTGGCTGTTTGGCGTGCGGCCGTTCGGCTGA
- a CDS encoding pirin family protein, translating to MDSTLTLLDPRSIERLVAGQPTQDGAGVKLVRLLTHELQRRLDPFLMLDRFATDRAEDYIAGFPDHPHRGFETVTVMVEGRMRHRDSAGHEGRVGPGGVQWMTAGRGLVHSEMPEQQDGRMDGFQLWLNLPAREKMREPWYRDIEAEQVPEWRAEGVRARVVAGRTHGVAGAVERETTEPLIVDLELAPGARFEQPLPVAHNAFVVVVHGSVELGGRKLEPGPMAILANRGDGVVVTGGTAGARLLLVAGRPLGEPIAQYGPFVMNSNREIFEAVEDFRAGRLA from the coding sequence ATGGACAGCACCCTCACCCTGCTTGACCCGCGCAGCATCGAACGCCTCGTCGCCGGCCAGCCGACGCAGGACGGCGCCGGCGTCAAGCTCGTGCGCCTGCTGACGCACGAGCTGCAACGCCGGCTCGACCCCTTCCTGATGCTCGACCGCTTCGCGACCGACCGCGCCGAGGACTACATCGCCGGTTTCCCCGACCACCCGCACCGCGGTTTCGAGACCGTCACGGTGATGGTCGAAGGCCGCATGCGCCACCGCGACAGCGCCGGCCACGAAGGCCGTGTCGGCCCCGGCGGCGTGCAGTGGATGACCGCCGGCCGCGGCCTGGTGCACAGCGAGATGCCCGAGCAGCAGGACGGCCGCATGGACGGCTTCCAGCTCTGGCTGAACCTGCCGGCGCGCGAGAAGATGCGCGAGCCCTGGTACCGCGACATCGAGGCCGAACAGGTGCCCGAATGGCGGGCCGAAGGCGTGCGCGCACGCGTCGTCGCCGGCCGCACGCACGGCGTCGCCGGCGCCGTCGAACGCGAGACGACCGAGCCGCTGATCGTCGACCTGGAACTCGCGCCCGGCGCACGTTTCGAGCAGCCGCTGCCGGTGGCGCACAACGCCTTCGTCGTCGTCGTGCACGGCAGCGTCGAACTCGGCGGCCGCAAGCTGGAGCCGGGGCCGATGGCGATCCTCGCCAACCGCGGCGACGGCGTCGTCGTCACCGGGGGCACGGCGGGCGCGCGGCTGCTGCTCGTCGCCGGCCGGCCGCTGGGCGAGCCGATCGCGCAGTACGGGCCGTTCGTGATGAACAGCAACCGCGAGATCTTCGAGGCCGTCGAAGACTTCCGCGCCGGCCGCCTGGCCTGA
- a CDS encoding polyamine ABC transporter substrate-binding protein — translation MSRTSRVLRSLLAVGAATVAFAAGAQNTEPKVLNIYNWAEYIAEDTLKNFEKETGIKVRYDIFDSNEILHAKLVAGKTGYDIVVPGAHFAKAQIEGGLFQKLDKSLLPNWKNLDPAVLEQMAKVDPGNQYLVDWLWGYVTVGINVKKVKAALGSTPMPANAWDLLFKPEYASKLKGCGVSMLDSASEVMPVAMIYAGKPPYSKNAKDYDAARDVLAKARPYITRFSSSGYIDEMANGSLCLVMGYAGDMNISRQRAIDSKTGVEIQVLVPPSGATMFFDSMAIPKDAEHPKNAHLFINYILRPEVHAALTNKVFYANPNAASKKFVKKEVASNPTVFLSPEDMKKLTSPDAVPQDIRRVQTRIFTAFKAGAK, via the coding sequence ATGTCCCGCACTTCCCGTGTCCTGCGTTCGCTGCTCGCCGTCGGCGCCGCCACCGTGGCTTTCGCCGCGGGCGCGCAGAACACCGAGCCCAAGGTCCTGAACATCTACAACTGGGCCGAGTACATCGCCGAAGACACGCTCAAGAACTTCGAGAAGGAAACCGGCATCAAGGTCCGGTACGACATCTTCGACAGCAACGAGATCCTGCACGCCAAGCTCGTCGCCGGGAAGACCGGCTACGACATCGTCGTGCCCGGCGCGCACTTCGCGAAGGCGCAGATCGAAGGGGGCCTGTTCCAGAAGCTCGACAAGTCGCTGCTGCCGAACTGGAAGAACCTCGACCCGGCGGTGCTCGAGCAGATGGCGAAGGTCGACCCGGGCAACCAGTACCTCGTCGACTGGCTGTGGGGCTACGTGACCGTCGGCATCAACGTCAAGAAGGTCAAGGCCGCGCTGGGCTCGACGCCGATGCCGGCCAACGCCTGGGACCTGCTGTTCAAGCCCGAGTACGCCAGCAAGCTCAAGGGCTGCGGCGTCAGCATGCTGGACTCGGCGTCCGAGGTGATGCCGGTGGCGATGATCTACGCCGGCAAGCCGCCCTACAGCAAGAACGCCAAGGACTACGACGCCGCCCGTGACGTGCTAGCCAAGGCGCGCCCCTACATCACGCGCTTCTCGTCGTCGGGCTACATCGACGAGATGGCCAACGGCTCGCTGTGCCTGGTGATGGGCTACGCCGGCGACATGAACATCTCGCGCCAGCGTGCGATCGACAGCAAGACCGGCGTCGAGATCCAGGTGCTGGTCCCGCCGAGCGGCGCGACGATGTTCTTCGACTCGATGGCCATCCCGAAGGACGCCGAGCACCCGAAGAACGCGCACCTGTTCATCAACTACATCCTGCGCCCCGAGGTGCACGCGGCGCTGACGAACAAGGTCTTCTACGCCAACCCGAACGCGGCCTCGAAGAAGTTCGTCAAGAAGGAAGTGGCGAGCAACCCGACGGTCTTCCTGTCGCCCGAAGACATGAAGAAGCTGACCTCGCCGGACGCCGTGCCGCAGGACATCCGCCGCGTGCAGACGCGCATCTTCACGGCCTTCAAGGCGGGGGCGAAATAA